From a region of the Labrus mixtus chromosome 5, fLabMix1.1, whole genome shotgun sequence genome:
- the LOC132974092 gene encoding arrestin domain-containing protein 3-like isoform X2 — protein MSKETRVQCFVVKTKGKAKVIWSEHKGQNKETHSDKKIYFYFEHIILQDKNKGDGWYCLLWKEKYQYEECDDKLKTVHLIVLLFSFQGSEIISPGRNVFPFAFEIPNIDIPSSYEGKWGKITYSLRAQLTLSIWSVHKSKTEFPFLTKSEFPFASKSEMIIIGLKEQQHATRISFHGSEKVTMNVTSEKMGVKQGEALGVSVEVFNQSARTVTPKFYLCEEQTFAARSQKIVHTNETLFGTGDSVPAHTNRTMTKVISIPPQLHPTFFNCSMMRLEYRLKVTLDVPLAKAAEIKLPLVILLGLPKLHQQKPKRSIWFRKLPG, from the exons ATGAGCAAGGAAACCAGAGTGCAGTGCTTTGTGGTCAAAACCAAAGGAAAAGCTAAGGTGATATGGTCTGAACATAaaggacaaaacaaagagaCGCACAGTGACAAGAAGATCTACTTTTACTTTGAACATATTATTctgcaggataaaaacaaagGAGATGGTTGGTATTGCCTCTTGtggaaagaaaaatatcaaTATGAAGAGTGTGATGACAAATTGAAGACTGTgcatttaattgttttattattttcatttcaaggtTCTGAAATCATCAGCCCCGggagaaatgtgtttcctttCGCCTTTGAGATtccaaacat AGATATACCTTCATCCTATGAGGGGAAATGGGGCAAAATTACGTATAGTTTGCGAGCACAGCTAACTCTGTCGATCTGGAGTGTCCACAAATCAAAGACTGAGTTTCCTTTCCTGACCAAGTCTGAGTTCCCCTTTGCCTCCAAATCAGAAATGATAATCATTGGACTCAAG GAACAACAACATGCCACCAGGATTTCATTTCATGGCTCCGAAAAAGTTACTATGAATGTTACTTCAGAAAAAATGGGAGTTAAGCAAG GTGAAGCACTGGGGGTCTCTGTAGAAGTCTTCAATCAATCAGCTCGCACAGTGACTCCCAAATTCTACCTGTGTGAGGAGCAGACTTTTGCTGCTAGGTCACAGAAGATAGTACACACAAATGAAACTCTGTTTGGGACAGGAGACTCTGTTCCAGCTCATACCAATCGGACTATGACCAAAGTAATCAGTATACCACCTCAGCTCCACCCGACCTTCTTCAACTGCAGCATGATGAGGCTCGAGTACAGACTCAAG GTCACTCTCGATGTTCCTCTTGCAAAAGCTGCTGAGATTAAACTTCCTCTGGTCATTCTGCTGggtctaccaaaactacatcaACAGAAACCAAAGAGATCCATCTGGTTCAGAAAGCTCCCTGGTTAA
- the LOC132974772 gene encoding piggyBac transposable element-derived protein 4-like — MATARKGRELFTILETSADTESTTVCDSQDAPLNLSADVKWFEIPYRKPDSDEEDGVREEEEEEEDGEGENGFTSTAAAAAEAADAASFIAGGGCNIILVTGSNGLKHDEEEYAEDCYYSTSTNCSDSNSNDSDIDFSDLEEEERRSFFSFEDDLDEDCTSPDFWGEPDQVISIEPFSAVSGPQHSLGDDADTRDYFRILFPDSLFEHMVEQTNKYALYRQRRSGKSDPHWHPTDVREMRAYVGLNILMGINQLPDVGMYWASDIFIGNAGFKKTMTARRFEKLTQYLQLCDRESEPVRGERGYDALFKVRPLLDVVESTMWDAYTPNRCLTIDKCAIVMKGRFSPTQYMPSKPLRKGLTVWMMCDSRSGYCHRAKIYIGKPGDDEEAATLGYRVAASLVRGLEGQFHHIFMDSFFTSVPLLQRLLREGLYACGPTHPGRKGYPEVLHPRNVGKLSQGEFYQCQRGNVVATVTRDVKVVSCLSTNSAPGIVGISPSRQQRESEGEGESDSMEGSGLSFGVPRPLPLLLYQENMRGVDLCDQLRDCYQVGRPCKKWWRYFLWFYVNLCIVNAYIILRESRGGTPPAGFNGKQFTQRHFRVRLAQQLIGDYQGARGMERAARKRHADSPIEYGHRLERMSERSRRCRNCTNKGLRHESVFGCKICNVHLCRGGCFSEFHK, encoded by the coding sequence ATGGCGACGGCAAGAAAAGGGAGAGAGCTTTTTACTATTTTGGAAACTAGCGCGGACACAGAAAGTACAACGGTGTGCGACAGTCAAGACGCTCCGCTTAATCTTTCAGCCGATGTGAAGTGGTTTGAAATTCCGTATAGAAAGCCAGACTCGGACGAGGAAGACGGAGTgcgggaagaggaggaggaggaggaggacggcgAGGGGGAGAATGGATTCACGAGCACAGCGGCAGCCGCGGCGGAGGCTGCAGACGCGGCCAGCTTCATCGCAGGAGGAGGCTGCAACATAATTCTGGTCACCGGGAGCAATGGGCTCAAGCACGACGAGGAGGAGTACGCAGAGGACTGTTATTATTCCACCTCCACTAACTGCTCCGATAGCAACTCAAACGACTCGGATATAGATTTCTCCgatttggaggaggaggagcgcaGGAGTTTTTTCAGTTTCGAAGACGACTTGGACGAGGACTGCACTTCTCCGGACTTCTGGGGCGAACCTGACCAGGTAATCTCGATCGAGCCTTTCTCTGCTGTCAGCGGCCCTCAGCACTCGCTGGGGGACGATGCTGACACCCGTGACTATTTCCGGATACTCTTCCCAGATTCTCTTTTTGAACACATGgtggaacaaacaaacaaatacgcCCTCTATCGGCAGAGGAGGAGTGGGAAATCAGACCCCCACTGGCATCCCACTGATGTGAGGGAGATGAGAGCTTATGTTGGTCTGAACATTCTTATGGGCATCAATCAGCTTCCGGACGTTGGAATGTACTGGGCGAGTGACATTTTCATAGGAAACGcaggctttaaaaaaacgaTGACAGCCAGGCGCTTCGAGAAACTCACTCAGTACCTTCAGCTGTGTGACCGTGAGTCTGAGCCTGTGAGAGGTGAGCGAGGGTACGACGCCCTCTTCAAAGTCAGGCCTCTCCTTGATGTGGTGGAGAGCACCATGTGGGATGCATACACACCCAATCGCTGTTTGACCATAGACAAGTGTGCCATTGTGATGAAGGGACGCTTTTCCCCTACCCAGTACATGCCATCTAAGCCCCTCAGGAAGGGGCTTACAGTGTGGATGATGTGTGACTCCCGCTCTGGTTACTGCCACAGGGCCAAGATCTACATAGGAAAGCCCGGCGATGACGAGGAGGCCGCCACCCTGGGCTACAGGGTGGCGGCCTCCCTGGTGCGTGGTCTAGAGGGTCAGTTCCACCACATCTTCATGGACAGCTTCTTCACCTCAGTGCCCCTCCTGCAGCGGCTGCTGAGGGAGGGACTCTACGCCTGCGGGCCCACCCATCCAGGGAGAAAAGGTTACCCAGAGGTCCTTCACCCTCGTAATGTCGGAAAGCTTTCCCAGGGTGAGTTCTACCAGTGCCAGCGTGGAAATGTGGTCGCTACTGTGACTAGGGATGTCAAGGTGGTTAGCTGCCTCTCTACCAACTCTGCCCCAGGGATTGTAGGTATCAGTCCAAGCCGGCAGCAGCGTGAGTCAGAAGGAGAGGGTGAGAGCGACAGCATGGAAGGCTCAGGTCTGTCTTTTGGCGTACCTCGACCTTTGCCCTTGCTGTTGTACCAGGAGAATATGAGGGGCGTCGACCTGTGTGACCAGCTGAGGGATTGCTACCAGGTCGGCAGGCCATGTAAGAAGTGGTGGCGCTACTTTCTGTGGTTCTATGTTAATCTGTGCATCGTGAATGCCTACATCATCCTGAGGGAGAGCAGAGGGGGAACGCCGCCAGCAGGCTTCAATGGCAAGCAGTTCACGCAGCGTCACTTCCGGGTGCGTCTGGCGCAGCAGCTGATCGGAGACTACCAGGGGGCAAGAGGCATGGAGCGGGCGGCACGCAAGAGACACGCAGATTCACCCATAGAGTACGGACACCGCCTGGAGCGCATGTCAGAGCGCTCCCGTCGCTGCAGAAACTGCACCAACAAGGGACTGCGACATGAGAGTGTCTTCGGCTGCAAGATATGCAACGTCCACCTATGCAGAGGAGGGTGCTTCTCTGAGTTTCATAAATAA
- the LOC132974091 gene encoding arrestin domain-containing protein 3-like, whose translation MTIQELSIEYDAVNSRNTFTNGDTINGRIIVEVSKETKIQALIFIAKGKARVCWSEYYGQHQHHVYRSSEKYYEVQHHILREARQDGTEVIGKGRHVFPFSFTIPDRKIPSTFTGSIGRIVHKLKAELKQSMKLTKRAKQHFTFISKADMDTPGLMDPQYGCKDKSVKVFGSGKVSLDVHTKQMGYIQGEAMQVTLEISNRSSRSVKPKFVLYEKRSFLAQGRRRVHTNRILKDKIKDIASSDKETVTRVISIPRELPPSILNCAIIKLEYRLKVYLEIKCATDPEIKLPIVVLPVSEGPAVKQPPPSAGFGFQTFGNPNPAPWGMPPPQQVAPNPMDLPPPYGAAAAYPSLNDYGRYENTF comes from the exons ATGACCATACAAGAACTCTCGATAGAATATGATGCGGTCAACAGCAGGAACACGTTTACAAATGGAGATACCATAAATGGAAGAATCATCGTGGAGGTTTCCAAGGAAACCAAAATCCAGGCACTTATTTTCATAGCCAAAGGAAAAGCTCGGGTGTGCTGGAGTGAATATTACGGGCAACATCAACATCATGTGTACAGGTCTAGTGAGAAATATTATGAAGTCCAACATCATATCTTGAGAGAAGCAAGACAAGATG GCACTGAAGTCATCGGAAAAGGAAGacatgtgtttcctttttccttcacaatTCCTGATAG AAAGATCCCATCAACATTCACAGGCTCCATAGGAAGAATTGTTCACAAGTTAAAGGCAGAGTTGAAACAGTCCATGAAGCTGACTAAGAGGGCTAAACAACACTTTACATTCATATCCAAAGCAGACATGGACACCCCAGGACTTATG GACCCTCAGTATGGTTGCAAGGATAAATCTGTGAAAGTGTTCGGCTCTGGAAAGGTTTCATTGGATGTTCACACCAAGCAGATGGGGTACATTCAAG GTGAGGCTATGCAGGTCACACTTGAAATCAGCAACCGCTCGAGTCGTTCAGTGAAGCCCAAGTTTGTGCTGTACGAGAAAAGGAGTTTCCTTGCACAGGGTCGTAGGAGAGTTCACACAAATAGAATCCTTAAGGACAAGATCAAGGATATTGCATCCTCTGACAAAGAGACCGTGACCAGGGTGATCAGCATCCCCAGGGAACTACCTCCTTCCATCCTGAACTGTGCCATCATCAAGCTGGAGTACAGGCTGAAG gttTATCTAGAAATCAAATGTGCTACAGATCCAGAGATCAAGCTCCCCATTGTCGTCCTCCCTGTTTCCGAGGGTCCTGCTGTTAAACAACCGCCTCCTTCTGCTGGCTTTGGATTTCAGACCTTCGGGAACCCAAACCCAGCACCCTGGGGAATGCCACCACCGCAACAAGTAGCACCCAACCCTATGGATCTCCCACCTCCAtatggagcagcagcagcataccCCTCCTTGAATGATTATGGCAGATAtgagaatacattttaa
- the LOC132974090 gene encoding thioredoxin-interacting protein-like, translated as MSTTVKSLKVTYNSINENNTFTSGDCVSGHVTLEVAKDCQIESLMVQFKGKSEVLWTERHGQVTVVYHSKDKYFSIKHYFIRDKNAKGDDNESLLTQHNGDTYSNVVAPGCHVYPFTFHVPLQSMPSSFKGSVGKITYALKAVLSRSMRVDQKDKTNINYVSNADMSSDPVLMIPQHEAKDKKMKFFTSGSVAMDVNLEKTGFFQGEGIRVMACIDNNSSREIKPKYCLYRKHSFFANSSRRVNTKDLLKEVGEPIPASTSVKVSKVIAIPHDAEPSILNCSNIKAEYRLRVYLDIKYASDPHIKFPIVILPAAPVPAVAPAPLASAFGFEPFANPNPPAWGNVPTQQPAAHQSADPPPSYGAYGMYPPLSDFGNVYQRPT; from the exons ATGTCCACCACCGTAAAGAGCCTCAAAGTCACCTATAATTCTATCAACGAGAACAATACGTTCACCAGTGGCGACTGTGTGTCTGGACATGTGACGCTGGAGGTGGCCAAAGACTGCCAGATCGAGTCCCTGATGGTCCAGTTCAAAGGGAAATCTGAAGTGTTGTGGACCGAGAGGCACGGTCAAGTCACTGTTGTGTACCACTCCAAAGACAAGTACTTCAGCATCAAACATTACTTTATTCGAGACAAAAATGCCAAGG GAGATGACAATGAAAGTCTACTCACCCAACACAATGGAGACACGT ACAGCAATGTTGTTGCCCCAGGATGCCATGTTTACCCGTTCACCTTCCACGTCCCTTTGCA GAGCATGCCCTCCTCCTTTAAAGGTTCTGTGGGGAAAATTACATACGCACTGAAAGCTGTACTGAGCAGATCAATGAGGGTTGACCAGAAAGATAAAACCAACATCAACTATGTGTCAAATGCAGATATGAGCAGTGACCCAGTTTTAATG ATACCGCAGCATGAGGCAAAGGATAAGAAAATGAAATTTTTCACATCAGGATCAGTAGCTATGGATGTGAATCTTGAGAAAACGGGTTTCTTCCAAG GAGAGGGAATAAGAGTTATGGCCTGCATTGACAACAACTCATCTCGAGAGATCAAGCCCAAGTACTGTTTGTACAGAAAGCACAGCTTCTTTGCCAACAGTAGCAGAAGAGTCAATACTAAAGACCTCCTGAAAGAAGTCGGAGAGCCCATTCCTGCTTCTACTAGTGTGAAGGTATCAAAAGTCATCGCCATCCCCCATGATGCCGAGCCATCCATCCTTAACTGCAGTAACATCAAAGCAGAGTACAGACTCAGG gtCTACCTGGACATCAAATATGCTTCAGACCCACATATCAAATTTCCCATTGTCATCCTGCCAGCCGCTCCGGTTCCTGCAGTTGCACCAGCACCTCTTGCTTCTGCCTTTGGATTTGAACCGTTTGCAAATCCAAACCCACCAGCATGGGGGAATGTACCAACACAACAACCAGCAGCACACCAGTCTGCAGATCCTCCACCCTCCTATGGAGCGTACGGAATGTACCCACCTCTGTCAGATTTTGGTAACGTCTATCAGCGACCAACATAA
- the LOC132974092 gene encoding arrestin domain-containing protein 3-like isoform X3: MTVKHLSVEYNKVNERGTFSPGDTLSGKVTVVMSKETRVQCFVVKTKGKAKVIWSEHKGQNKETHSDKKIYFYFEHIILQDKNKGDGSEIISPGRNVFPFAFEIPNIDIPSSYEGKWGKITYSLRAQLTLSIWSVHKSKTEFPFLTKSEFPFASKSEMIIIGLKEQQHATRISFHGSEKVTMNVTSEKMGVKQGEALGVSVEVFNQSARTVTPKFYLCEEQTFAARSQKIVHTNETLFGTGDSVPAHTNRTMTKVISIPPQLHPTFFNCSMMRLEYRLKVTLDVPLAKAAEIKLPLVILLGLPKLHQQKPKRSIWFRKLPG, translated from the exons ATGACTGTGAAGCATCTCTCGGTGGAATACAACAAGGTGAATGAACGCGGCACTTTTTCTCCTGGGGACACCCTCTCTGGAAAGGTGACAGTGGTGATGAGCAAGGAAACCAGAGTGCAGTGCTTTGTGGTCAAAACCAAAGGAAAAGCTAAGGTGATATGGTCTGAACATAaaggacaaaacaaagagaCGCACAGTGACAAGAAGATCTACTTTTACTTTGAACATATTATTctgcaggataaaaacaaagGAGATG gtTCTGAAATCATCAGCCCCGggagaaatgtgtttcctttCGCCTTTGAGATtccaaacat AGATATACCTTCATCCTATGAGGGGAAATGGGGCAAAATTACGTATAGTTTGCGAGCACAGCTAACTCTGTCGATCTGGAGTGTCCACAAATCAAAGACTGAGTTTCCTTTCCTGACCAAGTCTGAGTTCCCCTTTGCCTCCAAATCAGAAATGATAATCATTGGACTCAAG GAACAACAACATGCCACCAGGATTTCATTTCATGGCTCCGAAAAAGTTACTATGAATGTTACTTCAGAAAAAATGGGAGTTAAGCAAG GTGAAGCACTGGGGGTCTCTGTAGAAGTCTTCAATCAATCAGCTCGCACAGTGACTCCCAAATTCTACCTGTGTGAGGAGCAGACTTTTGCTGCTAGGTCACAGAAGATAGTACACACAAATGAAACTCTGTTTGGGACAGGAGACTCTGTTCCAGCTCATACCAATCGGACTATGACCAAAGTAATCAGTATACCACCTCAGCTCCACCCGACCTTCTTCAACTGCAGCATGATGAGGCTCGAGTACAGACTCAAG GTCACTCTCGATGTTCCTCTTGCAAAAGCTGCTGAGATTAAACTTCCTCTGGTCATTCTGCTGggtctaccaaaactacatcaACAGAAACCAAAGAGATCCATCTGGTTCAGAAAGCTCCCTGGTTAA
- the LOC132974089 gene encoding arrestin domain-containing protein 3-like, with product MSSDFKISVGYNPINKSNTFTSGDYITGKITLEVTKECKIESLGIKLKGKAEVKWTEYYGRMAVTYHKKEKYFSIKQDVIQASQGNNIVGQGCHVYPFTFQIPAQDLPSSFKSSHGKIRYTLEAILSRSMRMDSKAKAEFTLIYNGNLNSDPLVMAPQHQATDKKMKLFTSGTVGMDVNITRTGFHQGEGIKVVASIQNRSSREIKPKYCLYKKYSYFASGKRKVETKDILREVGEPIPPSAGQTVTRTITIPPDTCVSILNCQIIKAEYRLSVYLDVKYASDPQIKFPILILPALPGPEMEQQPAYPGYGFGVFANYDQQGGNNFLHIPPSTGPSAPPPPYGTYEMYPSLAVFDKKP from the exons ATGTCGAGTGATTTTAAGATTTCAGTGGGATATAATCCCATAAACAAAAGTAACACTTTCACTAGTGGGGATTACATCACTGGAAAAATAACATTAGAAGTGACAAAAGAATGCAAAATAGAGTCCCTTGGTATAAAGCTGAAGGGAAAAGCAGAAGTCAAATGGACAGAATATTATGGAAGAATGGCCGTAACCTATCACAAGAAAGAGAAGTACTTCAGCATCAAGCAAGATGTAATTCAGGCAAGCCAGG GTAACAACATTGTGGGCCAGGGCTGTCATGTCTACCCATTCACCTTTCAAATCCCTGCACA AGACCTGCCATCATCCTTTAAAAGCTCCCATGGAAAGATCCGCTACACTCTGGAGGCAATTCTAAGCCGGTCGATGAGAATGGACAGCAAAGCCAAGGCTGAGTTCACTCTTATCTACAATGGGAACCTAAACAGTGATCCATTAGTGATG GCTCCTCAGCACCAGGCCACTGACAAGAAAATGAAGCTTTTTACATCAGGAACAGTAGGGATGGATGTAAATATCACAAGGACAGGGTTCCACCAAG GGGAAGGCATAAAGGTTGTGGCCTCCATCCAGAACAGATCATCTCGTGAAATCAAGCCCAAGTACTGTTTGTATAAGAAGTACAGTTACTTTGCAAGTGGAAAGAGGAAAGTTGAAACTAAGGACATCCTAAGAGAGGTGGGTGAACCCATCCCACCTTCAGCCGGCCAGACTGTCACCAGGACCATCACCATCCCGCCTGACACGTGTGTGTCTATCCTTAACTGTCAAATCATCAAAGCAGAGTACAGGCTCAGT GTCTACCTGGATGTCAAGTATGCTTCAGACCCCCAGATCAAGTTTCCCATACTCATCCTACCAGCTTTACCGGGGCCTGAAATGGAGCAGCAGCCTGCTTACCCTGGCTACGGATTTGGTGTGTTTGCAAACTACGACCAGCAAGGAGGCAACAACTTCCTACATATTCCACCATCCACAGGCCCTTCTGCTCCACCTCCACCCTATGGGACATACGAGATGTACCCCTCTTTGGCTGTTTTTGATAAAAAGCCTTAG
- the LOC132974092 gene encoding arrestin domain-containing protein 3-like isoform X1 produces the protein MTVKHLSVEYNKVNERGTFSPGDTLSGKVTVVMSKETRVQCFVVKTKGKAKVIWSEHKGQNKETHSDKKIYFYFEHIILQDKNKGDGWYCLLWKEKYQYEECDDKLKTVHLIVLLFSFQGSEIISPGRNVFPFAFEIPNIDIPSSYEGKWGKITYSLRAQLTLSIWSVHKSKTEFPFLTKSEFPFASKSEMIIIGLKEQQHATRISFHGSEKVTMNVTSEKMGVKQGEALGVSVEVFNQSARTVTPKFYLCEEQTFAARSQKIVHTNETLFGTGDSVPAHTNRTMTKVISIPPQLHPTFFNCSMMRLEYRLKVTLDVPLAKAAEIKLPLVILLGLPKLHQQKPKRSIWFRKLPG, from the exons ATGACTGTGAAGCATCTCTCGGTGGAATACAACAAGGTGAATGAACGCGGCACTTTTTCTCCTGGGGACACCCTCTCTGGAAAGGTGACAGTGGTGATGAGCAAGGAAACCAGAGTGCAGTGCTTTGTGGTCAAAACCAAAGGAAAAGCTAAGGTGATATGGTCTGAACATAaaggacaaaacaaagagaCGCACAGTGACAAGAAGATCTACTTTTACTTTGAACATATTATTctgcaggataaaaacaaagGAGATGGTTGGTATTGCCTCTTGtggaaagaaaaatatcaaTATGAAGAGTGTGATGACAAATTGAAGACTGTgcatttaattgttttattattttcatttcaaggtTCTGAAATCATCAGCCCCGggagaaatgtgtttcctttCGCCTTTGAGATtccaaacat AGATATACCTTCATCCTATGAGGGGAAATGGGGCAAAATTACGTATAGTTTGCGAGCACAGCTAACTCTGTCGATCTGGAGTGTCCACAAATCAAAGACTGAGTTTCCTTTCCTGACCAAGTCTGAGTTCCCCTTTGCCTCCAAATCAGAAATGATAATCATTGGACTCAAG GAACAACAACATGCCACCAGGATTTCATTTCATGGCTCCGAAAAAGTTACTATGAATGTTACTTCAGAAAAAATGGGAGTTAAGCAAG GTGAAGCACTGGGGGTCTCTGTAGAAGTCTTCAATCAATCAGCTCGCACAGTGACTCCCAAATTCTACCTGTGTGAGGAGCAGACTTTTGCTGCTAGGTCACAGAAGATAGTACACACAAATGAAACTCTGTTTGGGACAGGAGACTCTGTTCCAGCTCATACCAATCGGACTATGACCAAAGTAATCAGTATACCACCTCAGCTCCACCCGACCTTCTTCAACTGCAGCATGATGAGGCTCGAGTACAGACTCAAG GTCACTCTCGATGTTCCTCTTGCAAAAGCTGCTGAGATTAAACTTCCTCTGGTCATTCTGCTGggtctaccaaaactacatcaACAGAAACCAAAGAGATCCATCTGGTTCAGAAAGCTCCCTGGTTAA